A stretch of the Lactuca sativa cultivar Salinas chromosome 9, Lsat_Salinas_v11, whole genome shotgun sequence genome encodes the following:
- the LOC128129179 gene encoding uncharacterized protein LOC128129179: MDKVFRAKDMARKHVTGDYTKQFELLRDYALELQATNPDTTVKIDVCPNGNPASPTRQFRRIYVCLGPLKKGFKACLRDLVGLDGAFMKGPFPGQVLTAVGLDSNNGIYPLAYAIVESENTASWKWFLENLGDDLELGSNSNYTFISDRQKGLQIAVDQLFPNAEHRYCIRHIHDNMRKKWGQTEYRDHLWRCASATTIPEFEHLMKEFSEYDKEACQWLKQIPPVHWARSHFSGRAVSDVLISNMCEVFNGKIEKGRDKPVISCLEFIREYLMKRICNVMKAMKKAKGPLTPTATDILDARKKGASQYIARWNGANKYQVTAALQDQHVVDVRNQTCTCRKWELMGIPCRHAIATLNEMSKDPEAELDIYKWVHKVYWLETWQKAYSFKVEPIKGRPMWPKSNCPTKLIPPPHHTQVGRPKKKRRQSEGERLSKRQKASAGDGVNEMQGENSQGPRNDGVQKLSRKHVSVTCSKCKNKGHNSRTCKGQGGNQSKK, from the exons ATGGATAAGGTGTTTAGGGCAAAAGATATGGCAAGAAAGCATGTAACTGGGGACTACACAAAACAGTTTGAGTTGTTGAGGGACTATGCTCTTGAACTTCAAGCTACAAACCCAGACACAACAGTCAAAATAGATGTGTGTCCTAATGGCAACCCTGCATCCCCAACAAGGCAGTTTAGAAggatttatgtatgcttgggtccactgaaaaaaggtttcaaagcaTGTCTTAGAGACTTAGTAGGTTTGGATGGTGCCTTCATGAAAGGCCCATTCCCTGGTCAGGTTCTTACAGCAGTTGGTCTAGATTCCAACAATGGAATTTATCCCTTAGCCTATGCAATTGTTGAGTCTGAAAACACAGCTAGCTGGAAGTGGTTTTTAGAAAACCTTGGGGATGACTTGGAGCTTGGGAGCAACTCAAACTATACTTTCATAAGTGACAGGCAAAAG GGATTACAAATTGCAGTTGATCAATTGTTTCCCAATGCTGAGCATAGGTATTGTATTAGACATATTCATGACAATATGAGAAAGAAGTGGGGGCAAACTGagtacagggaccatttatggagGTGTGCATCAGCAACCACCATTCCTGAGTTTGAACATTTGATGAAAGAGTTTAGTGAGTATGATAAGGAGGCATGTCAATGGTTGAAGCAAATTCCTCCTGTACATTGGGCAAGGAGTCATTTCTCAG GAAGAGCTGTTTCTGATGTGTTGATTTCAaacatgtgtgaagtgtttaatggGAAGATAGAGAAAGGCAGGGACAAACCTGTAATTTCATGTTTAGAGTTCATTAGGGAGTATCTAATGAAGAGGATATGCAATGTCATGAAGGCAATGAAGAAGGCTAAAGGTCCACTAACACCTACAGCAACAGACATCCTAGATGCAAGGAAAAAAGGTGCTTCACAATATATTGCTAGGTGGAATGGGGCAAACAAGTATCAAGTCACTGCAGCATTGCAAGATCAACATGTGGTGGATGTTAGGAACCAAACCTGTACTTGCAGAAAGTGGGAATTAATGGGAATACCTTGCAGGCATGCAATTGCAACTCTGAATGAAATGAGCAAAGACCCTGAGGCTGAGCTTGACATTTACAAGTGGGTACACAAGGTGTATTGGCTAGAGACATGGCAAAAAGCTTATTCATTTAAGGTGGAACCAATTAAAGGGAGACCCATGTGGCCTAAAAGTAATTGTCCAACAAAGCTAATCCCTCCTCCACATCACACTCAGGTGGGAAGGCCTAAGAAAAAAAGAAGACAAAGTGAGGGTGAAAGGTTAAGCAAAAGGCAGAAGGCAAGTGCAGGTGATGGAGTCAATGAGATGCAAGGAGAAAATTCCCAAGGGCCAAGAAATGATGGAGTGCAGAAGCTATCAAGGAAACATGTTAGTGTTACTTGTAGCAAATGCAAGAATAAAGGACACAACTCTAGGACCTGTAAAGGGCAAGGAGGGAATCAATCTAAGAAGTGA